A window of the Vigna angularis cultivar LongXiaoDou No.4 chromosome 3, ASM1680809v1, whole genome shotgun sequence genome harbors these coding sequences:
- the LOC108323074 gene encoding leucine-rich repeat receptor-like protein kinase PXL1, with product MQNATRLRGSNTKRATTKMQTHLLFFCCYIGLSLAFTEAAADDELSSLLSIKATLIDPMRHLKDWQIPSNVTQSGSPHCNWTGVGCNFKGYVESLDLSNMNLSGRVSDHVQSLSSLSYFNISCNNFASSLPKSLSNLTSLENFDVSQNYFTGSFPTGLGRAAGLRLINASSNDFSGFLPEDIGNATMLESLDFRGSYFVSPIPKSFKNLQKLKFLGLSGNNFTGRIPGYLGDLTSLETLIIGYNLFEGEIPAEFGNLITLQYLDLAVGSLSGQIPAELGKLTKLNTIYLYHNNFTGKIPPELGDVTSLAFLDLSDNQISGEIPEELVKLENLKLLNLMTNKLTGRVPEKLGELKNLQVLELWKNSLHGPLPPNLGQNSPLQWLDVSSNALSGDIPPGLCTTGNLTKLILFNNSFTGSIPSGLANCLSLVRVRIQNNLISGTIPVGFGNLLGLQRLEFAKNNLTGKIPSDITSSTSLSFIDVSWNNFESSLPSDILSIPTLQTFIASHNNFGGDIPDEFQDCPSLSVLDLSNTHISGTIPESIASCQKLVNLNLRNNHLTGKIPKSITSMPTLSVLDLSNNSLTGRIPDNIGNCPALELLNLSYNKLEGPVPSNGMLVTINPNDLIGNEGLCGGILPPCSPSMAVTSHRRSSHVRHIIIGFVAGISVILAFGAAYFGGRCLYNRWHLYNNFFYDWFKQNNEDWPWRLVAFQRISFTSSEILTCMKESNVIGMGSTGIVYKAEIHRPHVTVAVKKLWRSRTDIEDGNDVLREVELLGRLRHRNIVRLLGYVHNERNVMMVYEYMPNGNLGTALHGEESARLLVDWVSRYNIALGVAQGLNYLHHDCHPPVIHRDIKSNNILLDANLEARIADFGLARMMIQKNETVSMVAGSYGYIAPEYGYTLKVDEKIDIYSYGVVLLELLTGKMPLDPSFEESIDIVEWIRKKKSNKSLLEALDPAIASQCKHVQEEMLLVLRIALLCTAKLPKERPHMRDIITMLGEAKPRRKSVCHNGGQESSSMEKCIVLTTSPAISLL from the exons ATGCAAAATGCAACAAGATTAAGAGGATCCAACACCAAGAGAGCAACCACCAAAATGCAAACCCACCTGCTGTTCTTCTGTTGTTACATTGGCCTCTCACTGGCTTTTACTGAAGCTGCAGCAGATGATGAACTGTCAAGTCTTCTCTCAATCAAAGCCACTCTCATTGACCCAATGAGGCATCTGAAGGATTGGCAAATTCCAAGCAATGTGACACAATCAGGATCACCCCATTGTAACTGGACTGGAGTTGGTTGCAACTTTAAAGGCTATGTAGAGAGTCTTGACCTCTCCAACATGAACCTCAGCGGTCGTGTTTCGGACCACGTTCAATCTCTTTCAAGTCTGTCTTATTTCAACATAAGCTGTAACAACTTTGCTTCATCACTGCCCAAGTCACTGTCCAACCTCACCTCTCTCGAGAACTTTGATGTGAGCCAGAACTACTTCACTGGCAGCTTCCCCACTGGTCTTGGAAGAGCTGCAGGCTTGAGATTAATCAATGCATCGAGCAATGATTTTTCAGGTTTTCTTCCTGAGGATATTGGAAATGCAACCATGCTTGAGAGCCTTGATTTTCGAGGGAGCTACTTCGTGAGTCCAATCCCCAAGAGCTTTAAGAATTTGCAGAAACTCAAATTTCTGGGCCTTTCAGGCAATAACTTCACGGGGAGGATTCCAGGATATCTCGGTGATCTAACTTCTCTGGAGACATTGATTATCGGATACAATTTATTTGAAGGTGAGATCCCTGCAGAGTTTGGGAACCTGATCACTCTTCAATACCTTGACTTGGCTGTAGGAAGTCTCAGTGGACAAATTCCAGCTGAATTGGGTAAGCTGACAAAACTCAACACAATTTACTTGTACCATAACAACTTCACAGGAAAAATTCCTCCTGAACTTGGAGACGTAACTTCACTGGCATTTTTGGACCTCTCTGACAATCAGATCTCCGGAGAGATTCCGGAAGAACTTGTTAAATTGGAAAACCTGAAGCTCTTAAACCTGATGACGAACAAACTAACTGGACGAGTACCAGAGAAGCTTGGTGAATTGAAAAATTTACAGGTGCTTGAGCTCTGGAAAAATTCCTTACATGGTCCTTTGCCACCAAACCTTGGGCAGAACTCTCCTTTACAGTGGTTGGATGTATCCTCTAACGCACTATCTGGGGATATCCCTCCAGGTTTGTGTACAACTGGAAATCTCACTAAATTAATCCTCTTCAATAATTCCTTCACTGGCTCCATTCCAAGTGGACTTGCGAACTGTTTGTCTTTGGTACGTGTTCGGATTCAGAACAATCTTATTTCTGGAACTATTCCAGTTGGCTTTGGAAACCTCCTTGGCCTTCAACGGCTAGAATTCGCAAAGAACAACCTCACTGGGAAAATTCCCTCTGATATTACCTCATCCACATCGCTCTCTTTCATTGATGTATCTTGGAACAACTTTGAGTCATCTCTTCCGTCAGATATTCTTTCTATTCCAACCCTTCAAACCTTCATTGCCTCTCATAACAATTTTGGAGGAGATATCCCAGATGAGTTCCAGGACTGTCCATCTCTCTCTGTATTGGACCTTTCAAACACTCATATTTCTGGCACAATCCCTGAAAGTATTGCTTCTTGTCAAAAATTAGTCAACCTTAACCTTCGAAATAACCACTTGACAGGAAAAATCCCAAAATCAATCACAAGCATGCCCACTTTATCTGTTCTTGATCTTTCCAACAACTCATTGACCGGTAGGATTCCTGACAACATTGGCAATTGCCCTGCTCTGGAATTGCTGAACTTGTCCTATAACAAACTTGAGGGTCCAGTACCCTCAAATGGGATGCTGGTGACCATAAATCCTAACGATCTTATTGGCAATGAAGGTCTTTGTGGAGGCATTCTCCCTCCATGTTCTCCAAGTATGGCTGTGACAAGCCATCGAAGGAGCTCACATGTCAGACACATCATAATAGGTTTTGTGGCTGGCATTTCAGTGATTTTAGCTTTTGGTGCAGCATATTTTGGTGGTAGATGTTTGTACAATAGATGGCACTTATATAACAACTTCTTCTATGATTGGTTCAAACAGAACAATGAAGATTGGCCCTGGAGACTAGTAGCATTCCAGAGGATCAGCTTCACTAGTAGTGAGATTCTGACTTGCATGAAGGAATCAAATGTTATAGGAATGGGGAGCACTGGTATCGTTTACAAAGCTGAAATCCATAGACCTCACGTAACCGTAGCAGTGAAGAAATTGTGGAGGTCACGAACAGACATAGAAGATGGAAATGATGTGTTGAGAGAAGTGGAACTCCTAGGGAGACTTAGGCACAGGAATATAGTAAGGCTGTTGGGGTATGTACACAACGAAAGAAATGTGATGATGGTTTACGAATACATGCCTAACGGGAATCTTGGAACAGCACTACATGGTGAAGAATCTGCGAGGTTGCTTGTTGACTGGGTCTCAAGGTACAACATAGCTCTAGGAGTTGCACAAGGGCTTAACTACCTCCATCATGATTGCCACCCACCAGTTATTCACAGGGATATCAAGTCTAACAACATACTCCTTGACGCAAATTTAGAGGCGAGAATAGCAGACTTCGGGTTGGCAAGGATGATGATTCAAAAGAACGAGACAGTTTCCATGGTGGCTGGATCATATGGATACATCGCACCAG AATATGGATACACTCTGAAGGTTGACGAGAAGATTGACATATACAGCTATGGGGTGGTGCTTTTGGAACTTCTAACTGGCAAAATGCCTTTAGACCCTTCGTTTGAAGAATCTATTGACATAGTCGAATGGATacggaagaagaaaagcaacAAATCCTTGTTAGAAGCACTGGATCCTGCCATAGCTAGTCAATGCAAACATGTCCAAGAAGAAATGTTGCTTGTACTCCGGATTGCACTTCTATGTACCGCAAAGCTTCCCAAGGAAAGACCACACATGAGAGACATCATCACAATGCTTGGTGAGGCAAAGCCAAGAAGGAAAAGTGTTTGCCATAATGGGGGTCAAGAAAGCAGTAGCATGGAAAAGTGCATTGTCCTTACCACCTCCCCTGCTATAAGTCTTTTGTAG